The window TTGAACTCCGCGTCCTTGACGTGAAACATCCGGATGCGGTCCTTGTAGATGTCGATATTGTCGAGGTAGTCGAGACACTGCAGCACGTAGTGCGAGGGATCGTAGAGCATGCAGGCGCGGGCGTGGTTGCCGGTTCGCTCCAGGAACATTTCGTAGGTGATGCCATCGTGCAAGTCCTCGCCCGGATGTATCTCGTAGCAGATATCGACGCCGCAATCCTCCGCATAGTCGAGGATCGGTTTCCAGCGGCGGGCAAGCTCGTCGAAGGCGGTTTCCACGAGGCCCGCGGGGCGTTGCGGCCAGGGATAGACAAAGGGCCAGGCAAGCGCACCGGAAAAGCTTGCCATGGCGTTGAGGCCGAGATTTCTGGACGCGGTCAGGGCCAGTTTCACCTGTTCGACAGCCCATTGCTGTCGCGCCTTCGGATTGCCGCGCACCTCAGGCGCCGCGAAGCCATCGAAAGACTCGTCATAGGCCGGATGCACCGCCACCAGTTGCCCTTGCAGATGCGTCGAAAGCTCGGTGATCTCGACGCCGTTGTCACGTGCCTTGCCGGCAATCTCGTCGCAATAGGCCTTCGATTCTGCGGCCTTTCTCAGGTCGAAGAGGCGGGCGTCCCAACTCGGCACCTGCACCCCCTTATAACCGCAATCGGCCGCCCATTTCGTGATCACATCCCAGGAGTTGAACGGCGCCGCATCGCCGGCGAATTGCGCGAGAAAAAGCCCTGGTCCCTTGATGGTCCGCATGCAAATCTCCTCCCTGTTCGATCGGTCGTCTGAGATACCGGCCTGCCGGCCGAGTGATGGCCTTTGCACCTCTGCCCCGCGATTTTCGCGCCGACTGAGCACCTGCAACGTTGCAGGAGCCAGAAGCTAGCAGATTCTCCGCAACGAGCAATGGGCCTCTGCCGCACGCTTGAAAGAACCTGCCGCCTCGCCAGGAGCGCGAATTGCGCCCCTGGCGAGGCACCCCATGGTCGTCAGACGTAACGGTTGACGATGTTTTCCAGGTATTCCTGCTTGCC is drawn from Sinorhizobium sojae CCBAU 05684 and contains these coding sequences:
- a CDS encoding sugar phosphate isomerase/epimerase family protein, whose protein sequence is MRTIKGPGLFLAQFAGDAAPFNSWDVITKWAADCGYKGVQVPSWDARLFDLRKAAESKAYCDEIAGKARDNGVEITELSTHLQGQLVAVHPAYDESFDGFAAPEVRGNPKARQQWAVEQVKLALTASRNLGLNAMASFSGALAWPFVYPWPQRPAGLVETAFDELARRWKPILDYAEDCGVDICYEIHPGEDLHDGITYEMFLERTGNHARACMLYDPSHYVLQCLDYLDNIDIYKDRIRMFHVKDAEFNPTGRQGVYGGYQGWVDRAGRFRSLGDGQVDFGAIFSKMAANNFAGWAVVEWECALKHPEDGAREGAEFVKAHIIRVTEKAFDDFADSGTDEVANRRMLGL